A region from the Candidatus Limnocylindrales bacterium genome encodes:
- the rplL gene encoding 50S ribosomal protein L7/L12: MGLSVEERTTIIEKLSAATVLEIAELVKELEDKWGVSAAAPVAVAAAGGGAAAPAAAEAKDEFDVILKAAGEKKIQVIKVVRELTGLGLKEAKDLVEGAPKAVKEGVNKADSEAMKAKLEAEGATVEIK; the protein is encoded by the coding sequence ATGGGTCTCAGTGTGGAAGAAAGAACGACTATCATCGAGAAGCTTTCGGCCGCGACGGTCCTCGAGATCGCCGAGCTGGTCAAGGAGCTCGAAGACAAGTGGGGCGTCAGCGCAGCAGCACCGGTTGCGGTGGCAGCAGCGGGCGGCGGCGCAGCCGCGCCAGCAGCAGCTGAAGCGAAAGACGAGTTCGACGTCATCCTGAAGGCGGCCGGCGAGAAGAAGATTCAGGTCATCAAGGTCGTGCGCGAGCTGACGGGCCTCGGCCTGAAGGAAGCGAAGGACCTGGTCGAGGGTGCGCCCAAGGCCGTCAAGGAAGGCGTGAACAAGGCCGATTCGGAAGCGATGAAGGCCAAGCTCGAAGCCGAAGGCGCCACCGTCGAGATCAAGTAA
- the rplJ gene encoding 50S ribosomal protein L10 yields the protein MNQTEKNVVIGGLAEKFGQAPLIALSQYRGLTVAQMTELRIQLRSVEGELLVAKNTLTWRAVMDTPNKVIEPLLSGPNVLAFGYGDPVTFAKVIDGYAAKNEKFEVKGAVMDGVLLDRKQLAKLATMPSKDELRAKLLALMMTPATMLVRVLSAPAQQLAQVLDARRRDLESSAPAESAGA from the coding sequence ATGAATCAGACAGAGAAAAACGTCGTCATTGGCGGGCTCGCCGAAAAATTCGGCCAGGCACCGCTCATTGCACTGTCGCAGTACCGCGGCCTCACCGTTGCGCAGATGACCGAGCTTCGCATCCAGCTGCGCTCGGTCGAAGGCGAGCTGCTGGTCGCGAAGAACACGCTGACGTGGCGCGCGGTCATGGACACCCCGAACAAGGTGATCGAGCCGCTGCTTTCCGGCCCGAACGTTCTCGCGTTCGGCTACGGCGACCCCGTCACGTTTGCGAAGGTCATCGACGGCTACGCCGCGAAGAATGAAAAGTTCGAGGTCAAGGGCGCCGTCATGGACGGAGTCCTGCTCGACAGGAAGCAGCTCGCCAAGCTCGCGACGATGCCGAGCAAGGACGAGCTCCGGGCCAAGCTGCTCGCGCTCATGATGACGCCGGCGACGATGCTCGTGCGGGTGCTGTCGGCTCCGGCCCAGCAGCTCGCGCAGGTGCTCGATGCGCGCCGCCGCGACCTCGAAAGCTCGGCTCCTGCGGAGAGCGCTGGAGCATAA
- the rplA gene encoding 50S ribosomal protein L1, with amino-acid sequence MGKGKRYDKAASAVDRSKFLTLDEAMAIVARGSGAKFDETVELALRLGVDPRHADQNVRGTVSLPHGTGKTVRVAVFAKGEKAKEAEEAGADFVGGDELVAKVKDENWTDFDRAVATPDMMGSVGRIGKILGPRGLMPNPKIGTVTMDVARIVRELKAGQVEFRVEKAGIIQVGVGKVSFGAEKLLDNARTVIASVVRAKPSTAKGQYIRTAYVSSTMGPGVPIDTGDLKVAS; translated from the coding sequence ATGGGAAAGGGTAAACGTTACGACAAGGCCGCCTCGGCGGTAGACCGTTCGAAGTTCCTCACGCTCGACGAAGCGATGGCGATCGTCGCCCGCGGCTCCGGCGCCAAGTTCGACGAGACCGTCGAGCTCGCGCTTCGCCTCGGCGTCGATCCGCGCCACGCCGACCAGAACGTGCGCGGCACCGTCTCGCTTCCTCACGGAACCGGCAAGACCGTGCGCGTCGCGGTCTTCGCGAAAGGCGAGAAGGCGAAGGAAGCCGAAGAAGCGGGCGCGGACTTCGTCGGCGGCGACGAGCTCGTCGCCAAGGTCAAGGACGAGAACTGGACCGATTTCGATCGCGCCGTCGCAACGCCCGACATGATGGGCTCGGTCGGACGCATCGGAAAGATCCTCGGACCACGCGGCCTCATGCCGAACCCGAAGATCGGCACCGTGACGATGGACGTCGCGCGCATCGTGCGCGAGCTCAAGGCCGGACAGGTCGAGTTCCGCGTCGAGAAAGCCGGGATCATCCAGGTCGGCGTCGGCAAGGTTTCGTTCGGAGCAGAGAAGCTTCTCGACAACGCCCGCACCGTTATCGCGAGCGTGGTGCGCGCCAAGCCGTCGACGGCCAAAGGCCAGTACATCCGCACGGCCTATGTCTCCTCGACGATGGGTCCCGGAGTCCCGATCGACACCGGCGACCTCAAGGTCGCGAGCTGA